Proteins from one Acidobacteriota bacterium genomic window:
- the mce gene encoding methylmalonyl-CoA epimerase → MMIRKIDHIGLAVGSIDERLPFWSEILGLDVVGRETVLGEQVQVAFLPVGESNLELLEATDSGSTIARFIEKRGEGIHHVNFEVDDLSELIRRLREKGVPLVGEAPRIGAGGHKVAFVHPRATGGVLVELCELTTNKQKALPNVVAPGAPVLLYLRDPQEKLWGMLRAMDPSGATVEGVDLSSFDDWVAQVERDDLGIGGPSVLFVPMARIEKILLDRPSGEIPALYERFEERTGFDVTEYFGD, encoded by the coding sequence ATCATGATTCGCAAGATCGATCACATTGGGTTGGCCGTCGGCTCGATCGACGAGCGGCTGCCGTTCTGGTCCGAAATTCTGGGTCTCGACGTGGTCGGGCGGGAGACGGTCCTGGGAGAGCAGGTCCAGGTCGCGTTCCTTCCGGTGGGCGAATCGAATCTCGAACTGCTGGAGGCGACGGACAGTGGTTCGACGATCGCGCGGTTCATCGAGAAGCGCGGAGAGGGAATCCACCATGTCAACTTCGAGGTCGACGATCTCTCGGAGCTGATCCGGCGACTGCGGGAGAAGGGCGTTCCGCTCGTCGGTGAGGCGCCACGTATCGGGGCAGGGGGGCACAAGGTCGCCTTCGTGCATCCCCGGGCCACCGGCGGGGTTCTCGTGGAGTTGTGCGAACTCACCACGAACAAGCAAAAGGCATTGCCGAATGTCGTCGCACCGGGTGCGCCTGTGCTGCTCTATCTAAGAGATCCCCAGGAGAAGTTATGGGGAATGCTGCGTGCGATGGATCCATCCGGCGCGACCGTAGAGGGAGTTGACCTGTCTTCATTCGATGACTGGGTCGCCCAGGTCGAGAGGGACGATCTCGGTATCGGCGGGCCGTCCGTTCTATTCGTCCCGATGGCACGGATCGAGAAGATACTGCTCGATCGCCCCAGCGGCGAAATCCCGGCGTTGTATGAGAGGTTCGAGGAACGGACGGGTTTCGATGTCACCGAGTACTTCGGGGACTAG
- the meaB gene encoding methylmalonyl Co-A mutase-associated GTPase MeaB has product MSRSLADRVLAGETRALARAITMVEENAPAARDVLRAVFSRTGRASVIGLTGSPGAGKSSLVDQMIKDYRAAGKRVGVVAVDPSSAYSGGAILGDRVRMQEHAMDADVFIRSMATRGHLGGLSRTTNDAIDLMDAAGYDPILVETVGVGQDEVEVVKTADSVVVVLVPGMGDDIQAIKAGILEIADIFVINKSDRPGADRLDADLKYMLSLVDTGPRPRPPILKTVAVTGEGIPELQAILLELGADVAEQGRRTRSLERASARLHAVLTDRLLRHVLALPAVAEEWDRSIGLVAERQEDPYSVVDRLMRRIELEES; this is encoded by the coding sequence ATGTCCCGTAGTCTGGCGGACAGAGTTTTGGCCGGTGAGACCCGTGCGCTCGCCCGTGCGATCACCATGGTCGAGGAGAATGCACCGGCTGCGCGGGATGTCCTGCGTGCGGTCTTCTCTCGTACCGGTCGCGCGAGCGTGATTGGACTTACGGGATCGCCGGGTGCCGGGAAGTCGAGTCTCGTCGATCAGATGATCAAGGATTACCGCGCAGCCGGCAAACGCGTCGGTGTCGTGGCGGTGGATCCTTCAAGCGCCTACTCCGGCGGCGCGATCCTCGGCGATCGAGTTCGCATGCAGGAACACGCCATGGATGCCGACGTGTTCATCCGCTCGATGGCGACTCGCGGTCATCTTGGTGGGTTGTCACGAACGACCAACGACGCCATCGATCTCATGGATGCTGCCGGTTACGACCCGATCCTCGTCGAGACCGTCGGCGTGGGGCAGGACGAGGTCGAGGTGGTCAAGACCGCCGACTCGGTGGTCGTTGTCCTCGTGCCGGGTATGGGCGACGATATCCAGGCGATCAAGGCCGGGATCCTGGAGATCGCCGACATCTTCGTCATCAACAAGTCCGACCGCCCCGGTGCGGACCGTCTAGACGCCGACCTGAAGTACATGCTCTCTCTCGTTGACACGGGGCCGCGGCCCAGGCCGCCGATCCTGAAGACGGTCGCGGTGACCGGAGAGGGGATCCCCGAGCTGCAGGCGATCCTCCTGGAGCTGGGCGCGGACGTCGCGGAGCAGGGGCGTCGGACACGGAGCCTGGAGCGAGCCTCTGCGCGATTGCATGCCGTGCTGACGGATCGTTTGCTGCGTCACGTGCTTGCATTGCCCGCCGTGGCCGAGGAGTGGGATCGGTCGATCGGGCTTGTCGCCGAGCGGCAGGAGGATCCCTACTCGGTGGTGGACCGATTGATGCGTCGAATCGAACTGGAGGAATCATGA